In one Sporomusa sphaeroides DSM 2875 genomic region, the following are encoded:
- a CDS encoding GAF domain-containing sensor histidine kinase: MGKHWLMLVLSVGLLCIYSLDWIYCDQETRRYAWILDNFTERLERTLQSEVNQHTHAIEAVRRFMLTGEAIPDKETFERFARRLLPFYPEIIELSYSDANYIIRYLYPEGSGLSRIGEDLTDISRSPYFLTATLKAEREQIITVNRLPIVKQAGGDVLEYRAPLFVGDNFRGMVWVTVAPITVLHKAVKKVDPALEHNECMYHVEVGVPDSDPFYMANHLADNSPVREFTLTVADVQWQVKTGWSRVPRPSIYIRGLIWGLGISTLSLLLLLINGLIRRQAWLLQAVDQKTRELLLKNKLLELEMQEHRNTEQALRQSEERMATLLAAVPDKLFRVSRAGKILDVEVKKPEDLYMPKAEILNKNIVDVLPAEVWKKFLDAGEKMLTTGEPLTVKYQLAKNNVKKEYESRLAVSEKDEILVIIRDITEQRQDEACERLLTQISAKVLEEASIEDILSYTCEQLAAVFSISFARVSLKTDDGTGKISAVAGRLAKVESGRLRCSEKGRLSRLAIRTGELQVVQHKERLSTWQETLIAESGADKDAIQSEIALPLNLKGSTAGALYLISNIPHYWNERIVARLQRFAGQLAIAVSAAASRQHRRLLIAGLEAAANAIVITDRDGNIVWVNSAFSVLTGYAEDQAYGRNLMPLSGYPDESFYRQFWQQLQTAAEVWRGESAHSRQDGSLYEEVMTITPVRNNQGEIVNFIAIKEDITEQKLAAAAMERANALRAQAEKLSSLGTMAAGLAHEINQPLNSIKMIASGMVYAYNKGKERPVSDLMRNVEEISNQADRINRIIMHMRSFIRQDASQAAYCNLNAAVEQSLRIIGSQLTAHGIQIQTELAEHMLLVYAIPTALEELIVNLASNAMQAMDSAECRDKRLLIQTWADQNTVNLKISDTGPGIPAANRSRLFEPFFSSKQGGDNLGLGLPIVQAIVTSCQGTITVVSKENEGAAFLITLPGSRTEAV, encoded by the coding sequence GTGGGAAAACATTGGCTGATGCTGGTTTTGTCGGTTGGTCTGCTCTGTATATATAGCCTTGACTGGATTTATTGTGACCAGGAAACCAGGCGCTATGCCTGGATACTGGATAATTTCACCGAACGCCTGGAGCGCACATTACAGTCTGAAGTAAACCAGCACACGCATGCTATAGAGGCTGTAAGAAGATTCATGCTGACCGGTGAGGCAATACCTGATAAGGAGACGTTTGAACGCTTTGCCAGGCGGTTGTTACCTTTTTATCCTGAAATCATTGAATTGTCCTATTCTGACGCAAATTATATCATACGCTATCTGTATCCGGAAGGGTCGGGCCTGAGCCGGATTGGTGAAGATCTGACCGATATAAGCCGATCTCCGTATTTTCTTACTGCTACGCTTAAGGCCGAGCGGGAACAGATTATAACGGTAAACAGGCTGCCTATTGTAAAACAGGCAGGCGGCGATGTTTTAGAATATAGGGCGCCGCTTTTTGTCGGCGACAACTTTCGCGGCATGGTTTGGGTGACCGTTGCGCCAATTACGGTTTTGCATAAGGCTGTAAAAAAAGTTGATCCGGCGCTTGAGCACAATGAGTGCATGTATCATGTTGAAGTCGGTGTGCCGGACAGCGATCCGTTTTACATGGCTAATCATTTGGCGGACAACTCGCCTGTGCGGGAATTTACGCTTACTGTTGCCGATGTACAGTGGCAGGTAAAAACAGGCTGGAGCCGGGTGCCGCGCCCTAGTATCTATATACGCGGACTTATCTGGGGTTTAGGCATCAGTACGCTTAGCCTGCTGCTCCTCTTGATTAATGGTTTAATACGGCGGCAAGCCTGGCTGTTACAGGCCGTTGACCAAAAAACCCGGGAACTCTTGCTGAAAAACAAACTATTGGAATTGGAAATGCAGGAACACCGAAATACAGAACAGGCGCTGCGGCAAAGTGAAGAGCGTATGGCTACTTTGCTTGCGGCCGTCCCGGACAAGCTGTTCCGGGTAAGCCGGGCCGGTAAGATTCTGGATGTCGAAGTAAAAAAACCGGAAGATTTATACATGCCGAAAGCGGAAATATTAAACAAAAACATAGTGGATGTGCTGCCGGCAGAGGTATGGAAAAAATTCCTGGACGCCGGTGAAAAGATGTTAACTACCGGTGAACCGTTGACCGTGAAGTATCAACTTGCGAAAAATAATGTTAAGAAAGAGTATGAATCCCGTTTGGCAGTAAGCGAAAAAGATGAAATACTGGTTATTATCCGTGATATCACGGAGCAGCGACAGGATGAAGCCTGTGAGCGGCTGTTAACGCAAATTTCAGCTAAAGTGCTGGAAGAAGCAAGCATTGAAGATATATTAAGCTATACCTGTGAGCAATTGGCGGCTGTTTTCTCGATATCATTTGCCCGCGTATCGCTGAAAACTGATGATGGCACAGGCAAAATCAGTGCTGTTGCCGGCAGACTGGCAAAGGTGGAATCCGGCAGGCTGAGATGCAGCGAAAAAGGCCGGTTAAGCCGGTTGGCTATCAGAACCGGTGAGCTGCAAGTGGTTCAGCACAAAGAGCGGTTATCAACCTGGCAAGAAACACTCATTGCCGAGTCGGGTGCGGACAAGGACGCTATTCAGTCTGAGATTGCGCTGCCTCTCAACTTGAAGGGGAGCACTGCCGGTGCGCTGTATCTTATAAGCAATATCCCCCATTATTGGAATGAACGGATTGTGGCCCGGCTGCAGCGTTTTGCCGGTCAACTGGCAATAGCCGTCAGTGCGGCTGCCAGCCGCCAGCATCGCAGGCTGCTGATTGCCGGATTGGAGGCTGCTGCCAATGCCATTGTCATTACCGACAGGGATGGCAATATTGTCTGGGTTAATTCGGCCTTTAGCGTCCTGACCGGCTATGCTGAGGACCAGGCTTACGGCCGGAACCTCATGCCTTTATCAGGCTATCCGGATGAGAGCTTCTACCGCCAGTTTTGGCAACAATTACAGACGGCGGCAGAGGTATGGCGGGGTGAGTCAGCCCATTCCCGGCAGGACGGCAGTTTATACGAAGAAGTCATGACAATTACGCCTGTTCGCAACAATCAGGGGGAAATTGTAAATTTCATTGCCATAAAGGAAGATATAACTGAACAAAAGCTGGCTGCCGCTGCGATGGAAAGGGCAAATGCGCTACGAGCGCAAGCTGAGAAACTCTCTTCGCTTGGCACCATGGCTGCCGGTCTTGCGCATGAAATTAATCAACCGCTTAACTCCATAAAAATGATAGCCAGCGGTATGGTGTATGCGTACAATAAGGGCAAAGAACGGCCGGTTAGCGATCTTATGCGTAATGTCGAAGAAATATCAAATCAGGCTGATCGCATAAACCGGATTATTATGCACATGCGCAGTTTTATCCGGCAGGATGCCAGTCAGGCGGCTTATTGCAATCTTAATGCTGCGGTGGAACAATCGCTTAGAATTATTGGCAGCCAATTAACAGCACATGGAATCCAGATTCAAACAGAATTGGCTGAACATATGCTGTTAGTTTATGCGATACCCACGGCACTGGAAGAGCTTATTGTCAATCTGGCATCTAACGCCATGCAGGCCATGGATTCGGCAGAATGCCGGGACAAACGGCTGCTTATTCAGACCTGGGCGGACCAAAACACAGTAAATTTAAAAATCTCAGACACTGGGCCGGGTATCCCTGCCGCTAACCGAAGCAGGCTGTTTGAACCCTTTTTCTCGAGTAAACAGGGCGGGGACAATCTTGGTTTAGGATTGCCGATTGTGCAGGCTATTGTTACCTCCTGCCAGGGAACCATTACCGTTGTTTCCAAGGAAAATGAGGGAGCCGCTTTTTTGATTACTCTGCCTGGCAGCAGAACTGAAGCAGTGTAG
- a CDS encoding cytochrome ubiquinol oxidase subunit I produces the protein MEELLLSRWQFGITTVYHFLFVPLTIGLSLIIAILETIYVRTGNEMYKQQTKFWGKLFLINFAMGVVTGIVQEFHFGMNWSEYSRFMGDIFGAPLALEALTAFYLESIFLGLWIFGWDRIPKVLHAASIWIVALATNLSAFWILVANSFMQNPVGYALRNGRAEMTDFIALITNPYVFYQFPHTVLSGLVTAGFFVLAISAYHLIRKTHVDFFRASFKLGLVWTTISLFLLMGSGHAQTQFIAKAQPMKLAAAEALWETANPAPFAVAALIDEENKTNSFEIKIPAMLSLMANNDPNTPIRGINDIEKEYIAKYGPGNYVPAVTPVFWSFRIMVAAGSAMMLIVLAAGFLWWRGQLEAKPCVLKAVLWSLPLPYIANSTGWFVTEGGRQPWIVVGLQRVEEAVSPSVGAGSIWISLIGFTVVYALLAIAAIYLVQKFVRQGPVDTPVTPTKPAAKGATLWS, from the coding sequence ATGGAAGAATTACTTTTATCCCGCTGGCAATTCGGGATAACGACAGTCTATCATTTTCTGTTTGTGCCGCTGACGATCGGACTGTCGCTGATTATCGCCATTCTGGAAACTATCTATGTCCGCACCGGTAATGAAATGTATAAGCAGCAAACCAAGTTTTGGGGCAAACTATTTCTTATTAATTTTGCCATGGGTGTGGTCACAGGTATTGTTCAGGAATTTCATTTCGGGATGAACTGGTCTGAGTATTCCCGGTTTATGGGCGATATCTTTGGTGCGCCGCTGGCGCTGGAGGCGCTTACCGCCTTTTATCTGGAATCCATTTTCTTGGGGTTATGGATTTTCGGCTGGGACCGTATACCCAAAGTGCTGCATGCTGCCAGTATCTGGATTGTGGCACTGGCTACCAATCTTTCGGCCTTTTGGATTCTGGTTGCCAACTCTTTTATGCAGAATCCTGTGGGGTATGCCCTGCGAAACGGCCGCGCAGAAATGACCGACTTTATCGCACTTATTACTAATCCCTATGTTTTCTACCAGTTTCCGCATACTGTCTTATCAGGTTTGGTCACTGCCGGCTTCTTCGTACTTGCCATCAGTGCCTATCACCTGATCCGGAAAACCCATGTGGATTTTTTCCGGGCATCCTTTAAACTGGGGCTTGTCTGGACGACAATCAGTTTGTTCCTCTTAATGGGCAGCGGTCATGCCCAGACACAGTTTATTGCCAAGGCGCAGCCCATGAAGCTGGCTGCCGCCGAAGCCTTGTGGGAAACGGCCAATCCGGCGCCTTTTGCCGTAGCCGCCCTGATTGATGAGGAGAACAAAACCAATTCATTTGAAATCAAGATTCCGGCCATGCTGTCGCTTATGGCTAATAATGATCCCAACACTCCGATCAGGGGGATTAATGATATTGAAAAAGAGTATATTGCCAAGTATGGCCCCGGCAACTATGTGCCGGCAGTAACCCCGGTATTTTGGAGCTTCCGCATTATGGTGGCCGCAGGCAGTGCGATGATGCTGATTGTGCTGGCAGCCGGTTTTCTGTGGTGGCGCGGCCAACTGGAGGCCAAACCCTGTGTACTGAAAGCAGTGTTATGGAGTTTGCCGCTGCCGTATATCGCCAATTCGACAGGCTGGTTTGTCACCGAAGGCGGGCGTCAACCCTGGATTGTGGTTGGCTTGCAGCGGGTGGAAGAGGCGGTATCGCCGTCAGTTGGCGCAGGCAGCATCTGGATTTCGCTGATTGGCTTTACCGTGGTGTACGCTTTGCTGGCCATTGCCGCCATATATCTTGTGCAGAAGTTTGTGCGGCAAGGTCCGGTGGATACTCCGGTTACTCCGACTAAACCGGCAGCAAAGGGGGCGACATTGTGGAGTTAA
- the cydB gene encoding cytochrome d ubiquinol oxidase subunit II: MELSVLWFVLVTVLFIGFFFLEGFDYGVGILLPVLGKNDTERRVLINTIGPVWDGNEVWMITAGGAMFAAFPHVYATMFSGFYLALFLMLMALIVRGVAFEFRSKDENPAWRTTWDWLIFFGSAIPALLWGVAVANLIKGVPINANMQYVGTFFDLLSPYTLVGGLAFLLVFIFHGAMYLTLKTTGEMVERARKAAVKAGVPAAVFCLMLVGMTYTNTDLFASTGAGITLWGAVVLFVGAYAAVYAKRYGLGFTLSSLTIAFTTVAFFWGLFPRLMVSSLNPAWSLTITNASSSQYTLQIMTVAALALVPVVLVYQGWVYWTFRKRVTAKDLEY, translated from the coding sequence GTGGAGTTAAGTGTACTGTGGTTTGTTCTGGTTACGGTGCTGTTTATTGGCTTCTTTTTCCTGGAAGGGTTTGACTATGGCGTAGGGATACTGCTTCCTGTTTTGGGGAAAAACGATACCGAACGCCGGGTGCTGATTAACACTATCGGCCCGGTTTGGGATGGCAACGAGGTATGGATGATTACCGCCGGCGGAGCCATGTTTGCCGCCTTTCCACACGTGTATGCCACCATGTTCAGCGGTTTTTACCTGGCCTTGTTCCTCATGCTGATGGCCCTCATTGTGCGTGGTGTGGCCTTTGAATTTCGCAGTAAGGATGAAAATCCTGCCTGGCGCACAACCTGGGACTGGCTGATTTTTTTCGGCAGCGCGATACCTGCCTTGCTCTGGGGCGTTGCTGTTGCCAATTTAATCAAAGGTGTTCCCATCAACGCGAATATGCAGTATGTCGGTACTTTCTTCGATTTGCTTAGTCCCTATACGCTGGTTGGCGGTCTGGCCTTCCTGCTGGTCTTTATCTTCCATGGCGCTATGTATCTGACACTCAAAACCACCGGCGAGATGGTGGAACGCGCCCGGAAGGCTGCTGTTAAGGCCGGGGTGCCGGCAGCCGTATTCTGCCTGATGCTTGTTGGTATGACCTATACCAATACCGATTTATTTGCCAGTACCGGCGCAGGCATAACTCTCTGGGGGGCAGTTGTCTTGTTTGTCGGCGCCTATGCCGCCGTGTATGCCAAACGCTATGGCCTGGGCTTTACTTTAAGCAGTCTGACGATTGCCTTCACGACAGTAGCTTTTTTCTGGGGCCTGTTTCCCCGGCTTATGGTATCCAGTCTCAATCCGGCCTGGAGCCTGACAATCACCAATGCGTCATCGTCGCAGTATACCTTGCAGATCATGACAGTGGCGGCGCTGGCACTGGTACCTGTCGTGCTTGTCTACCAAGGCTGGGTATACTGGACCTTCCGCAAGCGGGTTACGGCTAAAGACCTGGAGTATTGA
- a CDS encoding sigma-54-dependent transcriptional regulator: MEILLVEDDRHSREAVMWFLQEQGHKVTECDNAREALAKWRVGDYPLIISDIQMPGMSGLELANAINGQPDSWRTDVVLFTGYGDMKTAVAALRAGAYDYLLKPVDAEELATVIQRVAEHQALLRENRELTKNFDARLKSATMHTVQELTQMRKLVAETVMGKVGFFSPQMQAIKAMALRYNEDRTIPVLLQGETGTGKEVIARLIHYGSELDSAAAPLVELNCAAIPHNLFESELFGYEGGAFSGSLGQGKKGKLDAAAGGTLLLDEVAEMPTEIQAKLLRVVETKEYYRLGGLQKIKANVRIICATNVDLDKKMQEGSFRSDLYYRLKIGHLVIPPLRERQEDIVPLAAMFLREFSQARKKRFSGINNGAQQLLQTYNWPGNVRELRNAIEWAVFMYNEEELQPCHLEKVVKGTLVPAGGRAAVATGERRIILPLPESGLSIKAYNDLIVQAVLDAHHGNQTAAAKYLDMSLRAFCYRLEQMRGRQADNEASSKQ, encoded by the coding sequence ATGGAGATATTGCTAGTCGAAGACGACCGGCATAGCCGGGAGGCGGTAATGTGGTTTTTGCAGGAACAAGGACATAAGGTGACCGAGTGTGATAATGCCCGGGAGGCACTGGCTAAATGGAGGGTAGGAGATTATCCGCTGATAATCTCAGATATTCAGATGCCTGGCATGTCGGGATTGGAGCTGGCAAACGCCATTAACGGACAGCCTGACAGTTGGCGCACCGATGTTGTATTATTTACCGGCTATGGGGATATGAAAACCGCAGTGGCGGCACTGCGGGCAGGAGCCTATGATTATTTGCTGAAACCTGTGGATGCTGAAGAGCTGGCGACAGTTATTCAGCGGGTAGCGGAACACCAGGCTTTGTTGCGGGAAAACCGGGAGCTAACTAAGAATTTTGATGCCCGGCTTAAATCAGCGACAATGCATACAGTACAGGAGTTAACCCAGATGCGCAAGCTGGTGGCAGAGACGGTAATGGGTAAGGTCGGCTTTTTTTCTCCCCAAATGCAGGCAATAAAGGCCATGGCGCTACGGTATAATGAAGACAGAACAATTCCAGTACTGCTGCAGGGAGAAACAGGTACAGGCAAAGAAGTGATTGCCCGTCTCATCCATTATGGTTCGGAGCTTGATTCGGCGGCAGCTCCGCTGGTTGAATTGAATTGTGCAGCCATTCCGCACAATTTATTTGAAAGCGAGTTGTTCGGTTATGAAGGCGGCGCTTTTAGCGGCAGCTTAGGACAAGGAAAAAAAGGCAAGCTGGATGCTGCGGCCGGCGGTACGCTGCTTTTGGACGAGGTAGCCGAGATGCCGACGGAAATCCAGGCTAAACTGCTCCGGGTCGTTGAGACCAAAGAATACTACCGGCTGGGTGGTTTGCAAAAAATAAAGGCAAATGTACGGATTATTTGTGCTACTAACGTTGATTTGGATAAAAAAATGCAAGAGGGGTCATTTCGCAGTGACCTGTATTACCGCCTGAAAATAGGCCATCTGGTTATTCCGCCATTAAGAGAGCGGCAGGAAGATATCGTGCCGCTGGCGGCAATGTTTTTACGGGAGTTTTCCCAAGCCAGGAAAAAACGTTTTAGCGGCATTAATAACGGGGCGCAGCAGCTCCTGCAAACATATAATTGGCCGGGAAATGTGCGGGAGCTGCGCAATGCCATAGAGTGGGCCGTTTTTATGTATAACGAGGAAGAACTACAGCCATGCCACCTCGAAAAGGTTGTTAAAGGAACCTTAGTGCCTGCCGGCGGCAGGGCAGCTGTCGCCACTGGCGAAAGGCGCATTATCCTGCCTTTGCCGGAGTCAGGACTGTCAATAAAAGCATATAATGATCTTATTGTTCAAGCAGTTCTGGATGCTCACCACGGCAATCAGACGGCCGCGGCTAAGTATCTGGATATGTCGCTTAGAGCTTTTTGTTACCGTTTAGAGCAGATGCGCGGCAGGCAAGCCGATAACGAAGCAAGTTCCAAACAATAA
- a CDS encoding methyl-accepting chemotaxis protein encodes MNITIGKKITGGFLLVVGLVAIMSIFSYFKIGEIEESYEQTMNNNLEKMRMTQGFAADLANEAVAMRRFNFTGDVSDLPVFEEYRKSSEEKLTVLQQMIQTGRGKELLQQMKADKTAYEAIAQKSIAAKQANNLEQVALHMQAAGGPYKAAMGAAEELVQEIEVIVRAEAQTQSETAKESQMLILIINILVACIAVAIGILLSRSIANPLKRITVASGEIAQGNLTHEDVIIDSADEIGQVARAFVTMKANLKQLIRQIAATTEQVAASSEELTASAEQSAQATEQVASTVNDVATGAERQVSAVVTAASVVEQMSAGIQQVAVNANDVARMADRAATTARQGDTAVDAAITQMASIEKTVAGSAQVVTKLGERSTEIGQIVNTISGIAGQTNLLALNAAIEAARAGEQGRGFAVVAEEVRKLAEQSQEAAKQIAALIGEIQTETENSVVAINEGSREAKIGGEVVNTAGKAFKEIVDLIGAVSEQIGEISASIQQMSAASQQIVTAVRDIDKISKDTAGQTQTISAATEETSASMEEIAASSQALAQLAENLQTAVQKFRL; translated from the coding sequence ATGAATATCACGATTGGTAAAAAAATTACGGGAGGCTTCTTGCTTGTTGTTGGTCTGGTAGCAATCATGAGTATTTTTAGTTATTTCAAAATCGGCGAAATCGAGGAATCTTATGAACAAACCATGAACAATAACTTGGAAAAAATGCGTATGACCCAAGGGTTTGCTGCCGATTTAGCCAATGAGGCGGTAGCTATGAGAAGGTTCAATTTCACCGGTGATGTGTCAGATTTACCGGTTTTTGAGGAATATCGGAAAAGCTCTGAAGAAAAGCTGACTGTTTTACAACAAATGATACAAACCGGAAGAGGGAAGGAACTTCTCCAGCAGATGAAGGCCGACAAGACTGCCTATGAGGCAATTGCCCAAAAATCGATAGCGGCTAAACAGGCAAACAACCTCGAACAAGTTGCACTGCATATGCAGGCAGCAGGTGGGCCTTATAAGGCGGCAATGGGTGCGGCCGAGGAATTGGTACAAGAAATCGAAGTAATTGTCCGGGCGGAAGCGCAAACTCAGTCAGAAACGGCTAAAGAAAGCCAGATGCTGATATTGATTATTAACATTCTGGTAGCCTGTATCGCGGTTGCTATTGGGATCTTACTCAGCCGAAGCATTGCCAATCCGCTGAAACGGATAACGGTTGCCTCCGGTGAAATTGCACAGGGTAATCTGACCCATGAAGATGTTATTATTGATTCTGCAGATGAAATTGGTCAGGTAGCACGGGCCTTTGTTACCATGAAGGCCAATCTGAAACAATTAATTCGGCAAATTGCTGCAACCACTGAGCAGGTGGCGGCCTCTTCCGAGGAACTGACTGCCAGTGCCGAACAGTCGGCCCAGGCAACTGAGCAGGTAGCCTCAACCGTCAATGACGTGGCCACAGGGGCGGAAAGACAAGTGAGCGCCGTTGTTACGGCGGCTTCGGTTGTGGAACAAATGTCTGCCGGTATTCAGCAGGTGGCGGTAAATGCCAATGATGTGGCCCGGATGGCGGATAGGGCGGCGACCACAGCCCGGCAGGGGGATACGGCTGTGGATGCCGCAATCACCCAAATGGCCAGCATTGAAAAGACGGTGGCCGGTTCGGCGCAGGTAGTGACAAAGCTAGGTGAACGCTCCACGGAAATTGGACAAATTGTCAATACTATCTCAGGGATTGCCGGGCAGACAAACCTGTTGGCGCTAAACGCCGCAATTGAGGCGGCCCGTGCCGGGGAGCAAGGCCGGGGCTTTGCCGTAGTGGCCGAAGAGGTGCGCAAGCTGGCTGAACAGTCCCAGGAAGCGGCCAAACAGATTGCCGCCCTGATTGGAGAAATCCAGACTGAGACGGAAAACTCGGTTGTGGCTATTAATGAAGGTTCGCGGGAGGCAAAAATCGGCGGTGAAGTCGTCAATACTGCCGGCAAAGCATTTAAGGAGATTGTTGATCTTATTGGCGCTGTTTCAGAGCAAATCGGGGAAATCTCAGCTTCCATCCAGCAAATGTCGGCAGCCAGTCAACAAATTGTAACAGCTGTACGGGATATTGATAAAATCAGTAAAGATACCGCCGGGCAAACACAAACAATTTCGGCGGCAACAGAAGAAACCTCAGCCTCAATGGAAGAAATTGCCGCTTCCAGCCAGGCGCTCGCCCAACTGGCGGAAAATTTACAGACAGCAGTGCAGAAGTTTAGATTGTAA
- a CDS encoding RrF2 family transcriptional regulator, whose protein sequence is MQLNQATDYAFRVVLYLAGLPSGTVESGVIIAERQNIPYRFLQKIVRMLAAAGLVKSYRGVEGGFALAKSPDNITLYDVITAMEGPLGIHRCLAERNACNKSCGQECPVHHALAGIQERLAADLSSVTFAALAAEAKIK, encoded by the coding sequence GTGCAGCTTAATCAGGCCACAGATTATGCATTCCGGGTAGTATTATATCTTGCGGGGCTGCCGTCAGGGACGGTGGAAAGCGGTGTAATTATTGCCGAGCGCCAGAATATACCCTACCGGTTTCTCCAGAAGATTGTACGCATGCTGGCAGCGGCCGGGCTGGTGAAATCGTATCGCGGGGTAGAGGGCGGGTTTGCCCTGGCAAAATCGCCGGACAATATCACATTATATGATGTTATTACCGCTATGGAAGGGCCGCTCGGTATACACCGCTGTCTGGCCGAACGCAATGCCTGCAATAAAAGCTGCGGGCAGGAGTGCCCGGTGCATCATGCGCTGGCAGGCATTCAGGAACGGCTGGCAGCCGATTTATCAAGTGTGACTTTTGCAGCATTAGCTGCTGAAGCTAAAATTAAGTAG